A single window of Methanoregula sp. DNA harbors:
- a CDS encoding mRNA surveillance protein pelota, with the protein MKAEFCDLKGNYGEIRFLPESIDDLWHLQHLIAPGDLVFATTLRSVTAATDKIRPEKAEKRPVRLGIRVGQVEFSVHAVRLRVSGLIEHGVDAGAHHTFNVDTGYEISVIRAWKQVDFDRIDRAVKASVYGVIHILTIEEGEAELFRLRQFGPESVITVTMGSGKGAETSNRQAFFEQVLGAIAEVTGPVIIAGPGFVKDDFVKFAKNRESPAAGRAIVVETRRIGRGAVQEVIGLGALEKLIGDLQLAREVKIVEEILLRISQNGAVAYGMQEVADAIGYGAAEQLVITDTLLRDSEVIKLVDKAEAMRAKIFVLSASFEPGERLDALGGIAALLRYKMGK; encoded by the coding sequence ATGAAAGCGGAATTTTGTGACCTTAAAGGCAATTACGGGGAGATCCGGTTCCTGCCGGAGAGCATCGATGACCTCTGGCACCTGCAACACCTGATTGCTCCCGGCGACCTTGTCTTTGCCACAACACTGCGCAGCGTCACCGCAGCCACCGACAAGATCCGTCCGGAAAAAGCCGAGAAGCGCCCGGTCAGGCTCGGTATCCGGGTCGGGCAGGTGGAGTTCTCGGTGCACGCAGTCAGGCTCCGTGTCAGCGGGCTGATCGAACACGGGGTGGATGCGGGGGCACACCACACATTCAATGTCGATACCGGGTACGAGATATCTGTAATCCGGGCATGGAAGCAGGTCGACTTCGACCGGATCGACCGTGCGGTCAAGGCCTCGGTCTACGGAGTGATCCACATCCTGACGATTGAAGAGGGCGAGGCAGAACTCTTCCGGCTGCGGCAGTTCGGCCCCGAGAGTGTCATTACTGTTACCATGGGCAGCGGCAAAGGCGCGGAGACCAGCAACCGGCAGGCGTTCTTTGAGCAGGTGCTTGGTGCCATTGCAGAGGTCACCGGGCCGGTCATCATCGCCGGGCCGGGTTTTGTAAAAGACGATTTTGTAAAATTTGCCAAAAACAGGGAGAGTCCAGCTGCAGGCCGGGCCATCGTGGTTGAGACCCGGCGGATCGGGCGCGGGGCAGTCCAGGAAGTCATCGGCCTTGGCGCCCTTGAGAAGCTGATCGGTGACCTCCAGCTCGCACGTGAGGTGAAGATAGTTGAAGAAATCCTCCTCCGGATTTCCCAGAACGGCGCGGTTGCATACGGGATGCAGGAAGTCGCCGATGCGATCGGGTATGGCGCAGCAGAACAGCTCGTGATCACCGACACGCTGCTGCGGGACAGCGAGGTTATAAAGCTTGTCGATAAAGCCGAAGCCATGCGGGCAAAGATTTTTGTGCTCTCGGCCAGCTTCGAACCCGGCGAACGGCTGGACGCCCTCGGCGGGATTGCGGCGCTGCTGAGATATAAGATGGGGAAATAG
- a CDS encoding sulfide-dependent adenosine diphosphate thiazole synthase — MELDEITISRAILSVQMNTLIDHMELDVAIVGAGPAGLTCAALIAKEGIKVGIIEKKLSVGGGMWGGGMMFPRIVVQEEARRLLDRFSVKSTLYKEGYYVAKSVEAVSKLTAAACDAGAEFFNLTSVEDVMIKADGRISGLVINWTAVEMGKLHVDPLIMSCRYTVDATGHDAVVARLVEKKGGNLHVKGEGFMWADRAESRILQHTREVFPGLIVAGMAANAVAGESRMGPVFGGMLLSGEQAANLVINSLKK; from the coding sequence ATGGAACTCGATGAAATTACCATCAGCAGGGCGATCCTTTCAGTACAGATGAATACCCTGATCGACCATATGGAACTCGACGTGGCGATTGTGGGAGCAGGGCCTGCCGGACTTACATGTGCAGCACTGATCGCAAAAGAAGGCATCAAGGTCGGGATCATTGAGAAGAAGCTCTCTGTTGGCGGAGGGATGTGGGGCGGCGGGATGATGTTCCCAAGAATTGTCGTGCAGGAAGAGGCACGCCGCCTGCTTGACCGTTTCTCTGTCAAATCCACTTTATACAAAGAGGGTTATTATGTCGCAAAGTCTGTTGAAGCCGTCTCTAAACTTACCGCTGCCGCGTGTGATGCAGGAGCCGAATTTTTCAATCTCACATCAGTAGAGGATGTCATGATCAAGGCAGACGGGCGGATCAGCGGGCTTGTTATTAACTGGACTGCCGTCGAAATGGGAAAACTCCATGTCGATCCCCTGATCATGAGCTGCCGGTATACTGTCGATGCAACGGGTCATGATGCGGTCGTAGCCCGGCTCGTTGAGAAGAAGGGCGGGAATCTCCATGTTAAAGGCGAGGGTTTCATGTGGGCTGACCGGGCCGAATCCCGTATCCTCCAGCACACCAGAGAGGTGTTCCCCGGCCTCATTGTTGCCGGCATGGCAGCAAATGCCGTCGCGGGAGAGAGCCGGATGGGGCCGGTGTTTGGCGGGATGCTCCTCTCCGGGGAGCAAGCGGCAAACCTTGTTATTAATAGCCTGAAGAAGTGA
- a CDS encoding phosphomethylpyrimidine kinase, producing MKQPDLATEIDMIGRMMIALEEIEACMEFVALIPEVRTNMVFAQPHAKNPDEVMAIDGRITIINGMPRAAGRVRFGASSHMARLIIELKKTDPSVRAGIDFANLPGFSDWLSGYCTKQGWVSAMIDRRSEPAELRIAEGSSMQWKAIEAVRATGGRVPKIICDAGGPGKEPVCTLVGSEPIGVARDMCGIARAYAQSLE from the coding sequence ATGAAACAACCTGACCTTGCAACTGAAATCGATATGATAGGACGGATGATGATTGCCCTTGAGGAGATTGAGGCATGCATGGAATTTGTCGCCCTCATTCCGGAGGTCAGGACAAACATGGTATTTGCACAACCGCATGCAAAAAATCCCGATGAAGTCATGGCCATAGATGGCCGGATTACCATTATCAACGGTATGCCACGGGCTGCCGGGAGAGTCCGGTTCGGAGCATCGAGCCATATGGCACGGCTCATCATCGAACTTAAAAAGACCGATCCGTCTGTCCGGGCCGGGATCGATTTCGCAAATCTCCCCGGGTTTTCTGACTGGCTTTCAGGCTATTGCACAAAGCAAGGCTGGGTGTCTGCCATGATTGACCGTAGGTCCGAGCCCGCCGAACTCAGGATTGCAGAGGGGTCATCGATGCAGTGGAAAGCAATAGAAGCGGTCCGGGCTACTGGGGGCAGAGTGCCGAAAATTATCTGCGATGCCGGGGGACCGGGAAAAGAGCCGGTCTGTACCCTTGTGGGGAGTGAACCCATCGGGGTTGCGCGGGATATGTGCGGAATTGCACGGGCCTATGCGCAATCGCTGGAATAA
- a CDS encoding PAS domain S-box protein: MTIKENQKIIVLAVLIAFSCFLTVYFHLVLEISHVFTHFFYIPVILAAFWWKRKGIVVAVFLAGFLITGHMLFGGDVGIDEDYLRGFSFIFVSSVVALLSERVAREERKVEDSHAELDQIFQTAADGMRVVDKDFSVLRMNETFLKMAGISRDKAAGRKCYEVFPGHRCHTPGCPLTRILCGEECVENEVEKVRADGKKIPCIVTATPFRGSGGDVIGIVEDYKDITERKQAEEQMRQFAEGLEQKVADRTAQLNVSLKERGTLLKEIHHRVKNNLQVILSLISLQSRNIKDRKLLDILGEFQNRIMAMAHVHERMCRAEDISRIDLSEIVTFLGTSLFKFYKVNPEVIRLNVELKDIQISINTAIPISLIINELLSNSIKYAFPKGTPGEITIAGRREADTIVLSIRDTGIGIPKDLDWMRNKQSLGHRLVVSLVEQLSGTIELDRTAGTAFTIVVQKKE; encoded by the coding sequence ATGACAATTAAAGAAAACCAAAAAATCATTGTCTTGGCAGTCCTTATCGCTTTCAGTTGTTTTCTGACCGTCTATTTCCATCTGGTTCTTGAAATTTCTCATGTATTTACCCATTTCTTTTATATTCCGGTTATTTTAGCGGCATTCTGGTGGAAGAGAAAGGGTATAGTGGTGGCAGTCTTTTTAGCCGGGTTTCTCATCACAGGACACATGCTCTTCGGCGGGGACGTGGGTATTGATGAGGATTATTTACGGGGATTTTCATTTATATTCGTGTCCTCTGTTGTTGCCCTTTTAAGTGAGCGGGTTGCCAGAGAAGAGAGAAAAGTTGAAGATAGTCATGCAGAACTGGACCAGATATTCCAGACTGCCGCTGATGGCATGCGGGTGGTTGATAAGGATTTCAGCGTGCTCCGGATGAACGAGACGTTCCTGAAAATGGCAGGCATAAGCAGGGACAAGGCAGCAGGCAGGAAGTGTTATGAAGTGTTTCCAGGCCACCGGTGTCATACTCCCGGTTGTCCTCTGACCAGAATCCTCTGCGGTGAGGAGTGTGTTGAGAATGAGGTGGAAAAAGTACGTGCAGACGGTAAAAAAATTCCCTGCATCGTAACTGCAACTCCCTTCAGGGGATCTGGCGGTGATGTTATTGGCATTGTTGAGGATTACAAGGACATCACCGAGCGCAAACAGGCAGAGGAGCAGATGCGGCAGTTCGCTGAGGGACTGGAGCAGAAAGTAGCTGACCGCACTGCGCAGCTCAATGTCTCCCTCAAAGAGAGAGGGACGCTGCTTAAAGAGATCCACCACCGGGTGAAGAACAACCTCCAGGTTATTTTAAGTCTCATCAGCCTCCAGTCCCGGAATATCAAAGATCGGAAATTACTGGATATACTGGGAGAGTTCCAGAACCGCATTATGGCGATGGCACATGTCCACGAGAGGATGTGCCGTGCCGAAGACATCTCCAGGATCGACCTGTCTGAAATTGTCACATTTTTAGGAACGAGCCTTTTCAAGTTCTATAAGGTAAACCCTGAAGTCATCCGATTGAATGTTGAATTGAAAGATATACAGATTTCAATAAACACAGCAATTCCTATCAGCCTTATCATCAACGAACTCCTCTCAAACTCAATCAAGTACGCGTTTCCCAAAGGGACTCCGGGGGAGATCACCATTGCAGGACGCCGGGAAGCTGACACCATTGTGCTCTCCATCAGGGACACGGGGATCGGGATACCAAAAGACCTTGACTGGATGAGAAATAAACAATCGCTTGGGCACCGGTTGGTGGTGAGCCTGGTGGAACAGTTGAGCGGTACGATCGAGCTTGACCGGACGGCAGGGACGGCGTTTACGATCGTTGTGCAGAAAAAGGAATGA
- a CDS encoding OFA family MFS transporter, producing MKDSPVSEVTSLLRMPMEKGRWGLVASGLIINLCLGSIYAWSVFVGPLTDFFTGELGQAVSANDILMPFSVFLAVFAITMPFTGKIIDAYGPRNMTIIGGVLAGLGWLFASFSSSVLTLSAMFGVIGGIGVGIAYSVLVAVSARWFPDRRGLAVGLTVLGVGFSAFFTANIAGWFIGACGVMNTFRIFGVAIIVLTTLLALPLKFPPSGWVPGGLTPTALKPGEEKPCEFNRSLMLKSSSFYGLFTCYFIGCLAGLMAVSIAKPVGTDMGIEAGLATFLVGFFAIFNGGGRPVFGALTDKLTPRNAAMVSFILIALASLLMWQIPIAPAYILAFAVLWGCLGGWLAIAPTTTGSYFGTSDYPSCYGVVFLAYGAGAIAGPQLAGFIKTSTGSYIGVFPYVLALAVIGIVIAFTLMRPPKPIP from the coding sequence ATGAAAGATAGTCCAGTCAGCGAAGTAACTTCACTTTTAAGGATGCCTATGGAAAAGGGGAGGTGGGGGCTCGTCGCATCAGGTCTGATTATCAACCTGTGCCTTGGTTCGATTTATGCGTGGAGTGTCTTTGTCGGGCCCCTCACTGATTTTTTTACCGGTGAGCTTGGCCAGGCAGTGAGTGCAAATGATATCCTGATGCCATTCTCAGTGTTTCTTGCAGTCTTTGCAATTACGATGCCGTTTACCGGGAAGATAATCGACGCGTACGGGCCCCGGAATATGACGATCATCGGCGGTGTGCTGGCTGGCCTTGGCTGGCTTTTTGCATCCTTTTCGTCATCTGTCCTGACGCTCTCCGCAATGTTTGGAGTGATCGGGGGTATCGGTGTGGGTATTGCATATAGTGTTCTGGTTGCTGTTTCAGCACGCTGGTTCCCTGACCGGCGGGGCCTTGCGGTCGGGCTCACGGTTCTTGGTGTCGGGTTCTCCGCGTTCTTTACAGCCAATATCGCAGGCTGGTTCATCGGAGCCTGTGGTGTGATGAACACGTTTCGGATCTTTGGTGTCGCAATTATTGTTCTCACTACACTGCTTGCGCTCCCATTGAAATTTCCGCCCTCCGGCTGGGTTCCGGGAGGGTTGACACCAACTGCACTGAAACCTGGTGAGGAAAAACCCTGCGAATTTAACCGGTCTCTGATGCTAAAATCCTCGTCATTCTATGGGCTCTTTACCTGTTACTTCATCGGCTGTCTTGCCGGCCTCATGGCAGTCTCGATAGCAAAACCGGTAGGCACCGATATGGGAATTGAGGCAGGGCTTGCCACATTCCTCGTAGGGTTCTTTGCGATCTTTAACGGCGGCGGACGGCCCGTCTTTGGTGCACTCACCGACAAATTAACACCCCGGAATGCTGCCATGGTATCTTTCATCCTGATCGCATTGGCATCGCTGCTGATGTGGCAGATCCCGATCGCACCGGCGTATATCCTTGCCTTTGCCGTACTCTGGGGATGTCTTGGTGGCTGGCTGGCCATCGCACCGACAACCACAGGCAGTTATTTTGGCACCTCTGACTACCCGAGTTGTTACGGGGTCGTCTTCCTTGCGTATGGTGCCGGTGCGATTGCCGGGCCGCAGCTGGCAGGGTTCATCAAGACATCGACGGGATCCTATATCGGGGTATTCCCGTATGTGCTCGCGCTTGCAGTGATCGGTATTGTCATTGCGTTCACCCTGATGAGACCACCAAAACCCATACCTTAA
- a CDS encoding peptidylprolyl isomerase, whose product MPIQNGDFIKLSYTGSTEGRIFDTTDEAAAKTAGIFNASALYGPVTICVGSKHVILGLDEEVAGKEIGYSGTVTVTPEKGFGERDPKRLQSFPKSKFKEKPTRGMTVKMDELGEGTVVDVIGARVIVDFNAPLAGMTLSYKYTIEEKVEDPLSQFQGLIRLYAGRDIDASLDDGKVTVTLPPGITYDRRWLLWRGRIIHEGFELIREISEITLLENYKRPEKKAE is encoded by the coding sequence ATGCCGATCCAGAATGGAGATTTTATCAAGTTGAGTTATACGGGCAGTACTGAAGGCCGGATTTTTGATACGACCGATGAAGCTGCTGCAAAAACCGCCGGTATTTTCAATGCATCGGCACTCTACGGGCCGGTCACGATCTGTGTCGGCAGCAAGCATGTGATCCTCGGGCTCGACGAGGAGGTTGCCGGCAAGGAGATCGGGTATTCCGGCACGGTCACGGTTACGCCGGAGAAGGGTTTTGGCGAACGTGACCCCAAGCGCCTCCAGTCGTTCCCCAAGTCCAAGTTCAAGGAAAAACCCACCAGGGGAATGACGGTCAAGATGGACGAGCTGGGTGAAGGGACCGTTGTCGATGTAATCGGCGCACGCGTTATTGTGGACTTTAATGCACCCCTTGCAGGAATGACCCTGTCGTATAAATACACAATTGAGGAGAAAGTAGAGGATCCCCTTTCACAGTTCCAGGGGCTCATCCGGCTCTATGCAGGCCGGGACATCGACGCATCCCTTGACGATGGCAAAGTCACGGTCACCCTCCCCCCGGGCATCACGTATGACCGGCGCTGGCTCCTCTGGCGCGGAAGGATCATCCATGAAGGTTTTGAGTTAATCAGGGAGATATCGGAAATCACCCTGCTTGAGAATTACAAGAGACCGGAAAAGAAAGCAGAGTAA
- the cyaB gene encoding class IV adenylate cyclase has protein sequence MLEIELKVRVDELGPVRERLHQLNAEPCGRVHEHDIYYNAPHRNFAITDEALRVRYSGGKAVMTYKGAKIKDLGLKAREELNTAVESGEVIGEILARLGFTGTAEVDKWRENYRYGNASISLDEVEHLGTFVEIEVIADTGTRAATERIDKIKRELGITGEAILASYLELLQSRR, from the coding sequence ATGCTCGAGATAGAACTTAAAGTCCGCGTCGATGAGCTCGGGCCAGTACGGGAACGGTTGCACCAGCTCAATGCAGAACCTTGCGGGAGGGTACATGAGCACGACATCTATTACAATGCCCCTCACCGCAATTTTGCCATTACCGACGAGGCACTCAGGGTCCGGTACTCAGGCGGGAAGGCAGTCATGACCTACAAGGGTGCAAAGATAAAGGATCTCGGGCTCAAGGCACGCGAAGAGCTCAACACCGCTGTTGAATCCGGTGAAGTGATCGGGGAGATCCTTGCCCGTCTCGGGTTTACCGGAACTGCAGAAGTGGACAAGTGGCGTGAGAACTACCGTTACGGCAACGCATCCATCTCGCTCGATGAGGTTGAACACCTGGGTACGTTCGTCGAGATCGAGGTTATTGCCGATACCGGTACACGAGCAGCCACAGAAAGAATAGACAAAATAAAAAGGGAGCTTGGGATCACCGGCGAAGCGATCCTCGCCTCGTACCTGGAACTGTTACAGTCTAGACGGTGA
- a CDS encoding metallophosphoesterase, producing MKDVLLIADLHGEFGKIDSFLELSPEAVFIAGDITNMGPVDAVDDVLSRIDVPCFAVPGNCDPREIIDALEHSDTVCMHGAKINLGTMTIVGIGGSNPTPFGTPFEMTDKQIDDLLKKAMGKMEKTVHTVLLSHAPPYGSLDKPAGNHVGSKSIQRHMKAFDLVCCAHIHEQRGVMDIDGTKVVNPGAAMMGYCAMLHFGTEPKDIKVELLTV from the coding sequence ATGAAAGATGTGCTATTGATAGCAGATCTCCATGGTGAATTCGGTAAAATAGATTCATTCCTTGAATTATCTCCTGAAGCCGTTTTTATCGCTGGCGATATCACCAATATGGGACCTGTGGACGCTGTCGATGATGTTCTTTCCCGCATCGACGTCCCCTGTTTTGCAGTCCCCGGAAACTGCGATCCCCGTGAAATTATCGACGCGCTTGAACATTCCGATACTGTCTGCATGCATGGCGCAAAGATCAACCTCGGGACGATGACAATTGTCGGTATCGGGGGTTCAAACCCGACACCGTTTGGCACGCCCTTTGAGATGACCGACAAGCAGATCGACGACCTGCTCAAAAAAGCGATGGGAAAGATGGAAAAGACGGTCCACACCGTGCTGCTCTCCCATGCCCCTCCCTATGGCAGCCTTGACAAGCCCGCCGGGAACCATGTCGGGAGCAAGAGCATCCAGCGCCACATGAAGGCGTTCGATCTCGTCTGCTGTGCTCACATCCACGAGCAGAGGGGAGTCATGGATATTGACGGGACCAAGGTGGTAAACCCCGGAGCCGCGATGATGGGGTACTGTGCGATGCTCCACTTCGGCACCGAGCCAAAAGACATCAAGGTCGAACTGCTCACCGTCTAG
- a CDS encoding TIGR04013 family B12-binding domain/radical SAM domain-containing protein, with product MKFNWRLVHAARNSYAALYAACEQEGFILNPVKSPSGDVTCYSLNSINEPVLREEIKGAGCITVAGGSHATARYRDVARYADYVVVGEGEFTLPRLLAAIENGNDSFVPGVATKEWYEPADTSVLLDAFPAFSQMKGYVEISRGCPFSCAYCQTPRIFGHCMRHRSIDAIASFANRYRHSRFVSPNAFAYGSDGIHPRWEKIGRLLEKLTHKIWFGTFPSEVRPEFVCDESLELVNRYCANTKLHFGAQSGSDTVLTRLNRGHTVADVIAAVELCRDYGIIPVVDFILGFPFETDEDQLQSVRLIQWVAGHGMVHAHRFMPLPGTPLEGSDAGRPLLPETALLLGKLALSGRLTGSWSEPKDKVF from the coding sequence ATGAAATTCAACTGGCGGCTGGTCCATGCCGCACGCAACTCCTATGCGGCGCTGTACGCCGCCTGCGAACAGGAAGGGTTCATACTCAACCCCGTCAAATCGCCCTCCGGGGATGTCACCTGTTACTCCCTCAACTCCATCAATGAACCGGTGTTAAGGGAAGAGATCAAAGGAGCAGGGTGCATTACCGTTGCAGGCGGGTCCCATGCAACTGCACGGTACAGGGACGTAGCCCGGTATGCCGATTATGTCGTGGTGGGGGAAGGCGAATTTACTCTTCCCCGGCTCCTTGCGGCAATAGAAAATGGAAACGATTCTTTTGTCCCCGGAGTAGCGACAAAGGAATGGTATGAACCGGCGGACACTTCTGTCCTTCTTGATGCATTTCCTGCATTCTCGCAGATGAAGGGTTACGTTGAGATCTCCCGCGGGTGTCCGTTTTCCTGTGCTTACTGCCAGACACCCCGGATCTTCGGGCATTGCATGCGGCACCGGTCCATAGATGCGATCGCATCGTTTGCGAACCGGTACAGGCATTCCCGGTTCGTGAGCCCGAATGCGTTTGCGTACGGTTCTGATGGTATCCATCCACGGTGGGAGAAGATCGGACGGCTGCTTGAAAAGCTCACGCATAAGATCTGGTTCGGCACATTCCCGTCGGAAGTTCGCCCGGAATTTGTGTGCGACGAATCGCTTGAACTGGTCAACCGGTACTGTGCAAATACAAAACTGCACTTCGGCGCCCAGTCCGGGAGCGACACCGTGCTTACAAGGTTAAACCGTGGGCATACGGTTGCCGATGTTATTGCGGCCGTGGAGCTCTGCCGTGACTACGGGATCATACCGGTCGTTGATTTTATCCTCGGTTTTCCGTTTGAGACCGATGAGGACCAGCTGCAGTCCGTCCGGCTGATCCAATGGGTTGCAGGACACGGCATGGTGCACGCACACCGGTTCATGCCGCTTCCGGGCACACCTCTTGAAGGTTCGGATGCGGGGCGCCCGCTTTTGCCGGAAACTGCGCTGCTTTTGGGAAAACTTGCGTTATCGGGCAGATTGACGGGATCCTGGAGCGAGCCTAAAGATAAGGTTTTTTAG
- a CDS encoding DUF126 domain-containing protein, with protein MHIVARSISRGVGTGELLVSPAPISFLSGVDPESGIVVEKGHPLYGKCIAGKVLAFPFGKGSTVGSYVLYALSRNGHAPAAIINEEAEPIIVTGAIIAKIPMIDRIGMPLNKLKDGIRVTVDGGRGELEYEGILPGS; from the coding sequence TTGCATATCGTCGCCCGGAGCATATCCCGCGGGGTCGGGACAGGGGAGCTTTTGGTAAGCCCTGCTCCGATCTCGTTTCTCTCGGGTGTCGACCCGGAGTCCGGGATTGTTGTCGAGAAAGGCCACCCTCTCTACGGGAAATGCATTGCGGGAAAAGTGCTTGCGTTTCCTTTCGGCAAGGGGTCGACTGTCGGTTCGTACGTGCTCTATGCCTTAAGCCGTAACGGCCACGCACCTGCCGCAATCATCAACGAGGAAGCCGAACCCATCATCGTCACCGGTGCAATTATTGCAAAGATCCCGATGATTGACCGGATCGGCATGCCCCTGAACAAGTTGAAGGACGGTATCCGGGTCACGGTCGATGGCGGCAGAGGTGAACTTGAATACGAGGGAATACTTCCCGGCTCCTGA
- a CDS encoding proteasome-activating nucleotidase, whose translation MEESAASNAASPEDLKIRIQLNELEATVLEQKLRVDELAKENAQLRRENSQLKKIPLFVAVVVDILDNGEVYLRQQGNNQEYLTHAGEDLLPLLKPGAKVAVNNALSIVKLIGNIYDARVRVMELEESPAISYQDVGGLSNEIKEIRESVEYPLTKPEIFRRIGVDPPKGILLHGSPGTGKTLIAKAVAHEAHATFIRMSGSELVHKFIGEGAGLVRELFMLARERAPAIVFIDEIDAVGSMRTNDGTSGGAEVQRTLMQLLAEMDGFDNRGDVRIMAATNRVDMLDPALLRPGRFDRIIEIPLPDAAGRLEILKIHSGKMRLAGVDLREIAEMLERATGAELQAVCREAGMMAVRRDAPAIGRADFMDAVRKVKNEKVTDNRMYT comes from the coding sequence ATGGAAGAGAGCGCCGCGAGCAACGCTGCGAGTCCCGAAGACCTCAAGATTCGCATCCAGCTCAACGAACTTGAGGCAACCGTTCTAGAACAAAAGCTGCGGGTGGATGAACTGGCCAAAGAGAACGCCCAGCTCCGGCGGGAGAACAGCCAGCTCAAGAAGATCCCGCTCTTTGTCGCGGTAGTTGTCGACATCCTTGACAACGGTGAGGTTTATTTACGCCAGCAGGGCAACAACCAGGAGTACCTCACCCATGCGGGGGAGGACCTGCTCCCGCTCTTAAAACCCGGTGCGAAGGTTGCCGTCAATAATGCGCTCTCGATTGTCAAACTGATCGGCAACATCTATGATGCACGGGTGCGGGTGATGGAACTCGAGGAGTCCCCTGCGATCTCGTACCAGGATGTCGGCGGTCTTTCAAACGAGATAAAAGAGATCCGGGAATCTGTTGAGTATCCCCTGACAAAACCTGAGATCTTCCGGCGTATCGGTGTCGATCCACCAAAAGGCATCCTGCTCCACGGCTCTCCGGGGACGGGGAAGACTCTTATTGCAAAAGCGGTGGCCCATGAAGCTCATGCGACCTTTATCCGGATGTCCGGCAGCGAGCTCGTGCACAAGTTCATCGGAGAGGGCGCAGGGCTTGTCCGCGAGCTCTTCATGCTGGCACGAGAACGGGCGCCTGCGATCGTCTTTATCGATGAGATCGATGCAGTGGGGAGCATGCGCACCAATGACGGGACAAGCGGGGGCGCCGAAGTCCAGAGGACGCTGATGCAGCTCCTCGCCGAGATGGACGGGTTTGACAACCGCGGGGACGTGCGGATCATGGCGGCCACAAACCGCGTCGACATGCTCGACCCGGCTCTCCTGCGGCCCGGCCGGTTTGACCGGATCATCGAGATCCCGCTCCCCGATGCAGCCGGACGTCTAGAGATTTTGAAGATCCATTCAGGAAAGATGAGGCTTGCAGGGGTTGACCTGCGTGAAATTGCCGAGATGCTGGAACGTGCTACCGGTGCCGAGCTTCAGGCCGTATGCCGTGAGGCGGGGATGATGGCAGTACGGCGGGACGCACCTGCAATCGGGCGTGCCGACTTTATGGATGCCGTCCGCAAGGTAAAAAACGAGAAAGTGACCGACAACCGTATGTATACCTGA
- a CDS encoding DUF5804 family protein, producing MNILLLQRDGTDLHHTLFASETSRMALRFYHPKKLPCGVYISCATLGSALSLVSELRWYIRRYVREVLFEVKKGAYCTHTLAQDVYYERITVLGEPWAFRRLYGFKGGQLISAVVMTPGSTIEEYRQDIIGVDATIVVWCREDEVEDISLDNQEPVVDAGDALLPAENEE from the coding sequence ATGAACATACTTTTACTCCAGCGGGATGGCACCGACCTCCACCACACGCTCTTTGCGTCCGAGACCAGCCGGATGGCGCTCCGGTTCTATCACCCGAAAAAACTCCCCTGCGGCGTGTATATTTCCTGTGCCACGCTGGGAAGCGCCCTCTCGCTTGTATCGGAACTCCGCTGGTATATCCGGAGATATGTCCGCGAGGTTCTCTTCGAGGTAAAAAAGGGAGCGTACTGCACCCATACCCTCGCACAGGACGTCTATTATGAGCGGATAACCGTGCTTGGCGAACCATGGGCGTTCCGCCGGCTCTACGGGTTTAAAGGCGGCCAGCTGATCAGCGCTGTCGTGATGACACCGGGATCCACGATTGAGGAGTACCGGCAGGACATCATCGGGGTTGATGCAACCATTGTAGTCTGGTGCCGGGAAGATGAGGTGGAAGATATCAGCCTCGATAACCAGGAACCGGTGGTGGATGCAGGTGACGCTCTTTTACCGGCAGAGAATGAAGAATGA